A window of Silurus meridionalis isolate SWU-2019-XX chromosome 28, ASM1480568v1, whole genome shotgun sequence contains these coding sequences:
- the LOC124381309 gene encoding T-cell ecto-ADP-ribosyltransferase 2-like isoform X1, whose product MEGLDVKMFLLFLMALLSLRVEAEVKKMDMAPYAVDFNFSECRDEMLKAVTETGGLLQKELDADKEFKTLWSKNDSVCQKSVPGGTPDHVRALHVYANSKNSFRKRFNNLVQIKGANVTTYKIGFHFKSLYFFLMDSMRLLKHTNSCRNVYYATKDMYTADEKAEVRFGRFMQAVNSKSSQIETIDTEEGGTLFSINSCFVFNVEENTCKSDEMQNIISPVEVFRVQSVKDEATDDNTKYKEITLQHSRFLSNASCPFLQRSGHSSAGSSAPLLTLKTLVAVMFLTMASLQFMSLL is encoded by the exons ATGGAAGGTCTGGAtgtgaagatgttcctcttGTTCCTCATGGCTCTGCTCTCTCTCAGA GTGGAGGCGGAGGTGAAGAAGATGGACATGGCTCCTTATGCGGTAGACTTTAACTTCTCAGAGTGTCGAGATGAAATGCTGAAGGCTGTTACTGAAACGGGCGGCCTGCTGCAGAAGGAACTCGATGCTGATAAAGAGTTTAAGACGTTGTGGAGTAAAAATGACAGCGTGTGCCAGAAGAGCGTTCCCGGTGGAACGCCGGATCACGTGCGTGCTCTACACGTGTACGCAAATTCGAAAAATTCATTCAGAAAAAGGTTCAATAATTTGGTTCAGATAAAAGGCGCGAACGTCACAACCTACAAGATTGGATTTCACTTCAAGTCTCTTTACTTTTTCCTGATGGACTCCATGCGACTGCTGAAGCACACCAACAGCTGTAGGAATGTGTACTACGCCACCAAGGACATGTACACGGCAGATGAAAAGGCAGAGGTCCGATTCGGAAGGTTCATGCAAGCCGTAAATTCAAAGAGCTCTCAAATTGAAACAATTGATACAGAAGAAGGTGGCACCTTGTTTTCCATCAATTcctgttttgtgtttaatgttgAAGAGAACACGTGTAAATCTGACGAAATGCAGAATATTATTTCTCCAGTGGAGGTCTTCAGAGTGCAGAGCGTTAAAGATGAAGCCACCGATGATAATACCAAGTATAAAGAAATCACTCTACAGCACTCACGCTTTCTCAGCAATGCGAGCTGTCCTTTCCTCCAAAG GTCAGGTCATTCTTCAGCTGGTTCTTCTGCTCCATTACTGACCCTCAAGACTCTGGTGGCAGTGATGTTCCTCACTATGGCCAGTCTTCAGTTCATGTCTCTGCTCTAG
- the LOC124381309 gene encoding T-cell ecto-ADP-ribosyltransferase 1-like isoform X2, with protein MSTLIPRSAGPAVQVEAEVKKMDMAPYAVDFNFSECRDEMLKAVTETGGLLQKELDADKEFKTLWSKNDSVCQKSVPGGTPDHVRALHVYANSKNSFRKRFNNLVQIKGANVTTYKIGFHFKSLYFFLMDSMRLLKHTNSCRNVYYATKDMYTADEKAEVRFGRFMQAVNSKSSQIETIDTEEGGTLFSINSCFVFNVEENTCKSDEMQNIISPVEVFRVQSVKDEATDDNTKYKEITLQHSRFLSNASCPFLQRSGHSSAGSSAPLLTLKTLVAVMFLTMASLQFMSLL; from the exons ATGTCCACATTGATTCCTAGAAGTGCAGGTCCTGCAGTACAG GTGGAGGCGGAGGTGAAGAAGATGGACATGGCTCCTTATGCGGTAGACTTTAACTTCTCAGAGTGTCGAGATGAAATGCTGAAGGCTGTTACTGAAACGGGCGGCCTGCTGCAGAAGGAACTCGATGCTGATAAAGAGTTTAAGACGTTGTGGAGTAAAAATGACAGCGTGTGCCAGAAGAGCGTTCCCGGTGGAACGCCGGATCACGTGCGTGCTCTACACGTGTACGCAAATTCGAAAAATTCATTCAGAAAAAGGTTCAATAATTTGGTTCAGATAAAAGGCGCGAACGTCACAACCTACAAGATTGGATTTCACTTCAAGTCTCTTTACTTTTTCCTGATGGACTCCATGCGACTGCTGAAGCACACCAACAGCTGTAGGAATGTGTACTACGCCACCAAGGACATGTACACGGCAGATGAAAAGGCAGAGGTCCGATTCGGAAGGTTCATGCAAGCCGTAAATTCAAAGAGCTCTCAAATTGAAACAATTGATACAGAAGAAGGTGGCACCTTGTTTTCCATCAATTcctgttttgtgtttaatgttgAAGAGAACACGTGTAAATCTGACGAAATGCAGAATATTATTTCTCCAGTGGAGGTCTTCAGAGTGCAGAGCGTTAAAGATGAAGCCACCGATGATAATACCAAGTATAAAGAAATCACTCTACAGCACTCACGCTTTCTCAGCAATGCGAGCTGTCCTTTCCTCCAAAG GTCAGGTCATTCTTCAGCTGGTTCTTCTGCTCCATTACTGACCCTCAAGACTCTGGTGGCAGTGATGTTCCTCACTATGGCCAGTCTTCAGTTCATGTCTCTGCTCTAG